The genomic segment CTGTGCACCCTCTCTCAGGTGGACCGGTCTGTGACTGGGTTGGTTGCCCAGCAACAGTGCGTCGGCCCTCTTCACACCCCGCTGGCCGACGTCGCTGTTGTTGCTCTCTCTCCGTTCAGCCTAGAGGGAGCAGCGACGGCCATCGGGGAGCAGCCAATTAAAGGGCTTGTCTGTCCTGCGGCAGGGGCTCGTATGGCTGTGGGAGAAGCTCTGACTAATCTGGTGTTTGCCAGAGTCACAGCGCTGAAGGTGAGAGGATTATGGAGAGCGTGGGGAAATTCAAGAAATCTTTTTCAGTCAAAACCCAACAGGGGATATTTATCAAGCTTGCAAAATAattgagacaaaacaaaatacaagaTGTATAACTCTGTCCCACCATAATAAGATAAGCTAGTTATCATTTATAATGTGATAAATATCCAATGATTTGTTATGTTACCCCAACATGAATGTCCTGGTGTTTTCAGGATGTGAAGTGTAGTGGTAACTGGATGTGGGCTGCTAAGCTGCCTGGTGAGGGAGTTTGTTTGTGGGAGGCCTGCAAAGCCATGTGTGAAGTCATGGGTCAGCTGGGAATCGCCATCGACGGAGGCAAGGACTCTCTGAGCATGGCAGCTAGAGTCGGGAAAGAGACAGTCAAAGCTCCAGGTACTcccactgtatgtgtgtgtgtctgtctgtctgtgtgtgtctgtaggagGTTTTAATTAAACTTGGCTTTCattctgcttctgtttcaggTGCTCTGGTCATCTCAGCATATGCTGTTTGTCCTGACATCACGGCCACTGTGACGCCCGATCTTGAGGATCCAGATGGTAAAGgtatgtcacacacactctgacagacacacacacagactcaaatcTGATTGCTCATAGTTAATAAAAGGCATATCTAGGTTGCCATAGTTTTAATTtgtgatgacgatgatgatttGTAACGACGTGTAGAATTTGAAATATTCCAatcattcagtctttttttaaatcctctcTCAGACTACacacatctttttctctccaacACATTTTACATAGTCAATAACAGACGGCTTGCCTCTGACCTTTGGTCCCCTTTGTCTGCAGGCGTTTTGTTGTGGGTTCCTCTCAGTCCAGGCCGTCATCGTCTGGGAGGCTCTGCCCTGGCTCAGTGCTACAGCCAGCTGGGAGATTGCTCTCCTGACCTGGACCAGCCAGCACTATTGACTGCCTGCTTCAGCACCACTCAGACACTCATATGCGGTGAGTTGGCACTCGCAGGCAAAGCAATACCAGCCACAGGAGGGAAAAAGGTTTAGCTTTGTGTACTGTAATTCAGCCTGTGAGGGAGCTTAATTTTCACACTCCATTCATTGGGATACAtctttgtgctgtgttgacactgccacctagtggttttactgtgtattttcttcctTATTAGAGTATTCTTACTCAGTAAGGCAATTTATAGAGAAAACAGGGGcattaggatttttttttcttccttcagaTCGTCTTCTGAGTGCAGGACACGATATCAGTGATGGAGGTCTTATCTCCTGTTTGTTGGAGATGGCGTTTGCAGGAAACCGTGGAATTGATGTTGAGTTGTCATCACAAGGAGCTGGAGGTTAGTGAGTTGACATACAGTTTTGTTGCCCTTTAAACCACACATAACAAACAGATGTACGTATACAAACAGCATGACAACACAAActcatgctgtgttttttgCGGCATCTTTGTCTTCACAGTCATGGAGCTGTTGTTCAGCGAGGAGTTGGGTTTGGTTCTGGAGGTTTCACAGTCCGATGCGGAGACAGTGTGCCAGAGATTCAGCGACGCAGACGTGCAGTGCCACCGTATCGGCAGAACCAGCGGCTTCGGCCCAGAGGCTGTGGTGAGACATCGGCCTCCACATTTATCTGAAGCCTTTTCACTTCATCTGTGATCATCActgttttccatttctctcGCTCGACCTTCAGGTCAGCGTTCGTGTGGACGGACAGGAGGTGCTGAGAGAGCCGCTGCCTGACCTCAGGGCTCTGTGGGAGGACACCAGTTTCCAGCTGGAGCGTCTTCAGGCCAGTGAGCTCTGTGttaaacaggaggaggagggactgGCCAAGAGGACACAACCCTACTTTAAAGTGACCTTCGACCCCTCTGAAACGCCCAGCAGCAGCCAGCTCAGTAAGACTAAACAGGATTAATAACATTTATAGTTAATTGTATCCCAGGGTTGCAACTAATTGCacttttcatcatcagttaGATATTTTGTGATGAATCGATTCATCATTTAGTCTCTTAATGTCAAAAGCCGAGTCAAATGAAGGCTAAAAGTGGGTCTGACCGAAAGGTATtcctaataaaataaaaataaaaggcatTCGCATTTACATTTGAGTAGCTATAAGCAGCACTTTTCTGATTATTAGGTATTAAAATGATCTTTCATACATTTTCTGTCGATCATAAATCtctctgatgtgttttgttgCCTTACAGCTGCAGGGCAGCCTCGTGTAGCAGTGATCAGAGAGGAGGGCAGTAATGGAGACCGAGAGATGTCTGTATCTCTGTATATGGCTGGCTTTGAGGTAGGTGTAAGGTATAATCACTTTTATCAAATAGGTATATGTTTACCAAAGCTGTACAGCTGATGTGCATGACTCTCTTTGTATGTAGGTGTGGGATGTCACGATGCAGGACCTCTGCTCTGGCTCTCTGACCCTGGAGCGATTCAATGCAGTAGTGTTTGTGGGTGGATTCAGCTACGCAGATGTCCTGGGATCCGCTAAAggtaaagaaacacacacacacacacacacacacacacacacacacacacaaactctgagACCACTGTGATATAGAGTTTATTCTTGTCAAACACCATTCTTCTTTCAAAAAAGGTTGGGCTGCTACCGTTGCATATAACCCCAAGGCCAAGGCAGAATTTGATCGCTTCCGGCGACGAGACGACACACTGAGTCTCGGGTGTGTGTAATGGCTGCCAACTGCTCGCCCTGCTGGGCTGGGTGGGAGAGGGCAAGGATGGAGCAGGTAAGAAGAGAAGGCAGGAAAAGCAATGAAAATGGCAAAATAGTAGTGAAATGAGACAGTTTAACAGCAAAAAGTGAAAGGTTTAAGTAGCAGAGAGAGTTACTGAGTTTAAAAccttttcttgttcttttccaATTTTACCCCAGACTCTGAAGTGGTGTTGACCCATAATAAGTCTGGCAGGTTTGAATCACGGTTCGTCAGCGTTGGGATCCAGGCATCCCCGTCCATCTGGCTCAGAGGCATGGAGGGATCAGCTCTGGGAGTCTGGGTTGCACATGGAGAAGGTACAGTCAGGAACAAGTTGAATCTGATATAGAGTCAATCAtgtacagcagcagctcttaACTGGTTATAAGTGTCATGAATTGGTGTGTGGAGTCCAGTTTAGCCAGAATCCAACAAGCTGTGACAAATACCTGAGTGACTGTCGAATGCAGCATCAGCTCACGATTGAGCACTAAAAGGTCACTCACTGTGAAAGGTTTGAACTTGCGCAACAGCAACTCATTCTGCTGACTCACATGTCACAGGTCAGTATGTTCTGTAATCGGCAGCTGTGTTTGACATTGATTTTCCCCCAACCTCTTTCCTTCCCGCAGGTCTGATGCAATTCTGTAGCTCCCAGGCTCAGGACCAGATTATTTCTGGTGGGCTCGCCCCCCTGCGTTACCTTGACGACCAGGGCCGTCCCACTGAAGAGTACCCTCTGAACCCTAATGGCTCCCCGCAGGGTATCGCAGGGCTCTGCTCCGGGGACGGCAGACACCTGGCCATGATGCCCCACCCAGAGCGCTGCACCCTGGGCTGGCAGTGGCCCTGGGCCCCGAGGGACTTCAGACCCTCTCTGACACCTTCACCCTGGCTACGCATGTTCAAGAACGCAGCTGCCTGGTGCAGCAACCTGCAGTGATAATACTCTGTTTAAATCTCTGGTGCTGTCAAAGTAGTATTACCTTTGTTTGATTGTGTGAACTGAAACTTTAAGAGCTGTTCACTTACTTAATTTCACCTTTTTACTTACTGTGGTAATTAGTCTGTTGACATTATTACTAATTCCTGCTGTAATACTTTATAATTTTGAGACCACTGTGGATTCTTATTGACATTGTACACATTTTGGCAGCCACTGTATATTTTACAAAACTGTTTTGTACCAATCAGGTCTGCTGGCATTGTGAGTGTTGCACTGCTGAAACTTTAAAAACCAAACTGcgaataaataaatgaataaaaacaggagtAGCATGTGTAGTGTGTCATAAGACTGAGAAAAGCTGCCACGTAAGACAATAAATATTCTTTatttcacacataaaaacaaatgtatacaATATTAAGTATTTACAGAGATGTCAATATTACAGTACTAACATGACAGCTTCTCCTTAGCTCACTGAAACAAAGTGGCAAAATTGCCACAAGGTTAGAGGAGTAAAAATGACACTTATTTAAAATTTACTATTTTAATTGTCAAGTCAGTGGATCTATGCCAATTTAACATGGATTAAAAAGCTACCAGCCAAACACTTGAGGCCTCAGGAACTTAAGGACGGAGCATTTGTAACCAAAGCTGAGCCACCACATTGCATAACACTGTATTTTAAACTGTTGCATAGGCTCTGTAAACACTTGACAAACAGGCCTGGAGTCTGACAGGCTGAGACACCATCCAACATCTCAACTGTTTCGTGCTGTGGTGCTGTCAATATTATTGTATCTACTAATCCATCTAGCTACAGGCAGAAGGAAGAAATCCAATAAAAGTCCATGTCAGACAGCTTGTACTGACACTCTACAGCAGCATCCATCTACAGTGAATTCCCCATCACACCTTGTGGGGTGGTAGCATTTGCAGAGTGTCCTCCTCTGTCCGGTGTTATTTGCTGGTTGATGTTGATGACGCAGATAAGGAGCAGAATGACCACCACCAGGTCATCCAGGACCCCGAGCAGTCCGCAGAGGGTGGGGTCTGTCTCCAGGGGGCTTGCTGACGATGCAGAGACCGAGTccagaggaggggaggagagggacacCACAGTCCCCACGCAGCACAGAGCCACCCTGAAGAAAAACAGCCACACAAGCCCTCCTATGGTGCCAAGGCCACGGGCCAGTAACTGCAGGAGGAGGGGCGCGTCACAAAGGTAGTCTGTTACCTGTCAGAGAGACGGTTCAAGTTATGAAtattcacacattcaaacatgatgtatgtttttacatgatgagtttttatattttgaaaatgtgtgaaaaaagagTTGATCTACATCTATCTAAACTCAAAATTCAGCTGCCATACTTTGATGAGCAGTGCACTTTagataacattttaaatgtatttatgtgaaGGAGATCAGTTGTGTATGTAATTCAAAGGATGAGGAAACGCTCATCCAAGGTTGGACAACTAGGTGTGTCAACGTTACTACTTCCATTGTCTGGAACTGGTGGTTGTAATACAGTAAATCCTTAAGGTTGCGTAAGAGGTATTCCTGTTACCAAACCTATTATCACAGGTAATAGTGGAGGAATTCTCATCTTTCCTGTGGTCTTATTTTACATTCAAGGTTGTAAAAGAAAGCTGCACCCACTGATACTTTTACACAGGAAGCCAGACGAagggtggagaggagggaaacTTACTGTGGAAAGACTTGTTTCTTATAATGGACTATTTTCAACCAAGACTAAGAAAGAGCTGTTAGGAggacatgtgtgtgtcatgtctgaGGGTTAGATGAAGTACTGACCCGTCGTGGGGCTCCAGAATAACGTTTGTTGTAGTCCGTGATTTCCCCAAGTACTTCCTTTGACTGTCGGTCTGATCGACTCTCGTTAAATAGGTGACACAGCACGCTGACCTGGAAagtcacaaacatttttaatccCTGTTCACATTCATTCTGAACTGACTGACTCAGACCGTGTTTACATCTGATCACACATACGCTACCTTCTGTCTACAGAGGGGGCAGCTGATTGCATCCAACCATGACCCATGTCTCCAGTAGGCGATAAGGCAGGGAGCTGCAGAATCAAACACATGAACCAGCACgttttaaatcaacattttacaATTTATACTATAATACCTATCTAATGCTTCTATCATATAGCTAAATTGCAATAAAATCCACTAGTATGACAAGAAGGCAGTGAAGATGTGTTTCATCACAGCTATTGAGGTGTTTGGGTTGAAGAGTGTAAAAGGCTGGGGTAAGACACAGGTGAGTGGGTCAGGTGCAGAGGTAAAGGTGTCTATAGTATGTTAAGGTAAAGGTGAAAGTAAGTGTGTGCGATGTGTGATGGAAATAGCTTTGTAATCTGTGAGAGATAATATCAAGGTTAACCTGTTACCAGACACTACCACAAGCCTGAGAACAACCTATTCAAAACATCAAGGTTACTGTTCTTCAGCCCTTTTACAGTCATAAAGCTGGTCTCAGTTAATAAAGCAGTTAACACAAAAAACCTACTCAGTGATGTGGGGATCCTGAGATGCTTTGCACAGACAGAATAGGGAGACTTACAGCTTTCGAAGAATGTATGATTTATCAAGCTTATCTGAAGATTGAGTCCagcacagattaaaacacaacTACAGTAACACTACCGAGGCCAAAGCATCCAGCGTATGGGGCAGTGCATTTTAAAGTGTTAAAGTGTGCATTTGTGCCAAAAATATGCACTATATGTTAGAGACATGGACGTCTAATTATTACAAAACCAGTACCTAAAGAGACTTCTGAACACTAAGACTAATAATGGCCCTCTCTCTGGTTGCAGTTCATTCAGATGGAAAATTCctcactgtgtgtctgcttcCACTGTGCACTTGAATCTAATATCAGCTGGAGCTGCTCTTGTAAGTGTCAGTCATGAAGTCTGGTGAAGCTGCCTTTAGTTTATTGAGTCTATTGAGTTTAAAGTGATTCATAGTTAATCATACTTTTAGAACTAGGGTGACGCCACAGTCAAGGCTAGGATCACATACTGGCCAGTTACGTTATCTAACACTTAAGTGTTAGTTTAGCAGCAACAGTGGACTATCCAAAAAGTTTAACCCAACTCAATACAATACGATGACACAACGCAATCAGATCTACTTTTGTAAATCTGAGATTTTTGAGCTGCGTTTCACCTCTGACCACATTGTATGTCAACAGCTGATTGAAAGGCAGAGCTGGTAAACCATGGAAACAGTTAATAATTGAAAGCCAGACAGGCCTCAAGGCTCGagacacacagctgcaacaCACTGATGCTACACTGGTCAACCAATGAATGgtataaacaaagaaataaacacatgaaacacaacagTAGATGATGGAATGAGCAGGGACATGAATGAAAGAACAAACCAGGTGTGCTCTGACACTTTTTCAGAATCAGacctgtttatgtgtgtgtgtgtgtgtgtgtgtgtgtgtgtgtgtgtggtcccgTACCACAGAACACATGGCCACAGTTGGTCTGCACTGGGAAGCTGGCCGTCTGCAGGCAGACTGGGCAGTGTGAGTCTCGATTGCTTGTTGGTGGATATATCTCTGCAGATTCCTGAagatatgagagagagaagaaagacaaatgTTAGGGAGGAAGCAGGAAAtgggaaaaataagaaaaagaaggaggaggaaaaaagctAACAAATCTCAAAAAACTTAAATGGTGTCCTAGCTACTGTGTTTTCCTAAAATCTTAAAGTCCTTAATGATCTCTCATAACATAGAGTACAACAGATATACAATACATGTTCAGTGACTTTTAATTAGGCCGAGATCTATGTAAACAGTTAGACTATTATCACTTGTTTGGCAGCAACTCTCCAAACCAGACTGTGACCCtaataaaagcaataataaGTGGCTCACAGTAATAATATTGTTTATTGCCTGTGTACGTGTCCtgttgtcactgtttgttttaagtCTCAGACAAAGAACTGAGCTTGATTTTAAAAGAAGCTAAAACACATTAAGCAATAATAACAATTCTGGACAATGTGTGTGAGTAAGAGAAGCTCTCACCTTGTGGTAGCTCACATATGTTGATGCTGAGTGCGCTGATGCACCACACAAAGATCTGGATGGCCCACAGTGATCCTGACCTGCTGGGCCCTCAGAGAACAGATGGTCCGGTCTGCAACGTGTCACAACACGGTGACAATGATAAAACACACCTTAAATACTGAATATCGGCCAGTGAGGAGATACTGACACAAAACTAACGATTTGTGAGATAAGGATGACTGTactcagctgtttctctgtgtgtgggtcACAGATGCTGATGCTCTGACTACAACAGCAGTTTGACAGATTAGCTGCTAACTTGCAAGGTGAATCTTTTAAATAGTAAGTTACAACTCTTAATGTAAGAAACAATATAAATACTCTAATTAAATTGGTCTGCAACTCTAGTAATTTTCAATCAgtaattacatttacattaatcAGCTGATAAAATTAAGACATTGAGTCAGTTACTGATACAGATAAGCAGATAATTAATActtaatgtcatgtttttatggTTTGTTGTGGTATAAAAAGTGTTGaagtaattaaaaacacattttatgttaCACTGCTGGAGTACTTAGACTTTAGTATCTTAGTAACTATAGTTCCCATGATGCAGTATTTTGAACAGATCAGCTGGAGGAATTCTGGGTTTCATGACatcaaaaaacactgatttcactTTATCTCTATGAGACAGGTTTATATTTTCTCAGAATTGGATCCTTAAATGATCTTATACGCATGTGTtctaataaaacaaacaaaaccgCCAAATGTACTAAATTAAGACTCACCTGGACTGAGATCTGTGGTATGGGTGCATAGTTGATGTagaaacaacagctgacagGTAGTCACTGTCTCCTGGAAGGAAGTGAAGTGCTGCCTGACAGCAtcactgaacaaaataaattgGAGCTGCCTGTTAATGATCAACTACACGCCAATATCAGCTGGTCTTCCTTCTTAAAGGGACCAGCAATGCAGTCAGGTCAATAATGCCGTGCTTTGCACACAGTGGGACAACTCCAACACACTTGCATAACTTCAGATAGACTGTTAAATtgtgtaaaaatattcagtttgtttcatatcaaaaacatttctctcttcAGTCTGGTCATGGGTAAGTATTTGGGACACATGATTTGCCACCAGATCAAAGACCGAAAAGATCCCTCCCCAAGCTGTGTTAAAGTAGGTTACATCTGACTTTGTCGATCATTTACTGAAAGTTTACTCTGCTAACAGCACAACCTCACATAATTCTCCTCTTACCATAAATGATTggttgtgaaatgtgtgtggTTGTCACTGAAATTAACACTGTGTTGTACACTGAGGGCTGTTGAGAGGCACGTCAGCTGTAGATAATAAACCCAGCAACAGAGAGAAGGCTGATCACAGATCCACGTTTTGGGGTGAAAGGGAGGTAGATGTCTGTGATTATCAatttctataataataataacaataataatttatattattCCCATACTGTACCATTCTTTTAAAATTAATGGAAAGTCAGGTGTTGGCCAAGTGACTCAAAATTCAGCAACAAATTGGTAAATGCTGTAGTATTTGCCATAATGTCACAAATGTTAATgtcagttattttaaaaaataaactcttACAGTATCTGACCGTGAATGAAGATGTGATAATCTTCATATAGTTCACAATGACAGCCACTGCAGAAATATCCTGGCAAATATTTACACAGGCCCTTCACCTCACCTCTGATACAAGACAGGGAGTCATTGTGGTTCAGGTCATCTAAAAATAGCAGCCATCAGTCAGCAAGGGTAAGGGTCTCAGAGTGGTAGTAAGGAGAGGTGCTCACCTACTGATAGTTAAACATAGAACAGAGGGCACTCCTGCAGACCACAGCTGTAAAGTCCAGTCCCAGGTCATACACACTGATTTTAGACATGTCATGTGTCTGACATGTCAACTATGCTCAATGATAATACAGGGTGATGTTGAAATTCCTTGTGATaaatttaaaatagaaatatatatatttatgtatcaTGTTCAAATATATGTGAACATGATACATCTCATCGTCTGTAAGATTTGTTTGGAATTTTCCATATTGGGGCTCAAGAGAGCAGGTGACACATGTGACATTTGTTATCTCCTATGACTAAAGCCGTGAGTATGGGGAGCACTGTGCAGCCTCTGATTTTCAATTACACACACCCTCACGTGAAATTCATAAATGGATAACGTGAGGAGGTTTATTGCATTCATGAGAAATAATTTATCTTCAGAGAGGAGTTGACTCGCTGCCAGGGTTTTAGTGGCTATCCGGGAACAGTTGACTAAAGAAAAGACTTTGTATTTCTCATTGTTACAGTCTctaaaacagacataaaatggATTAACATCTCAACTGTACTCAATTAACAACTCCAAGCAAAACCTGCAAAACAGACTGTGCAAGATTATCACTCTGTCAGCTGTAGGGAGAGGTTATGTAGTATTTTACAGTGGGTCACGTAGTCAAACATGAAACCAGCTGCAAGTAAGATTTCATGTTGGCTGAGTGAGCACTACCACTTGTACTGATGGCAGACAAGATGAGGTCAAGCAATGAGGAGAACAGCCTGTTTTTTAGTTTCTACACTTTTTTGAACAACTCTATCAACTATCTTTTCATAaatttaattcatgttttttttctttgttactaACACAAGAAACATCTGTTAAGATCTTCGTTCCAAGTTTTGATGTTGCACAATTAATCAGCCTGTTATAACTGTGTACACTGTGGGTGGAATGAAAACTTCTGGAAAGAAACTAATTATTGATCTATTTGTTCTGACAGCAGTGGCGGAACTCAGCCTAAGTAAATTTATAACAGTATTGGCCTTCTACAATTTTCTAACCGCTAATAATTTACTTGAATGGTTCCATTTTTCACTACACTTCTACCACATTGCTTTTCactctacatttacattttcatacacACTACATTTACTTGACAGCTATTGCcagcaaaacattaaaacaacaagtttttaaaaatatgatgcactgttacagattaaacacaacattaacaatATGTAGTTAAAATTAGCTTCACTTCACCTGGCCACAACTTTAAAATGCAGctcagacaaaaaataaaaccttaCTAATTATCAAATAGTGTAATATATATTAATACAACTAGTATTTATGTGTAAGACTTCAGTATCTTTTCTGAATAACAAACACGTACTTTTGACACCTACTTGAggaacattttgctgataatatttCTATACTTTTATTTAGGTAAAATTGACTTTTTTAATGTatgtagaaaatgtaaatataagttTCTTCTAACACTTCTCCATCGATAAAGAGTCTTCACATACAGTCTAcgaaaaagagggaaagaaaattaaagataCCAACCGTTTTGATCTCGTGTGTGGGCGTATGTAAATTTTAGATGACACTGATTGGCTATAGCAGGTTTTAACGGCCGTCAATCATCACGGATGTCGATGCTGATTGGATCCAGCTGCTATCACCCTCACTTCACCTCAACCTGAGCCTGCACGGCGAGTAAACGTCAAAGAAGCAAGAAGCTACGCCATTCACGTACATGTTACGTTATTTTTGTGGCGGAACGGCCGCCGCCACTCTCCTCTGTACGCTTTAGTCGTTAGAGAGCCACCTCTTGGCAGCAGGTGAGGTCAAATGCAGAGGAAAGGAGCGGAAGAGCTTTGCTGACAGGTGGATTTAAACATTTTAGCTACCAGGGAACAAATGGACGACAACAAAACGGCACTGGTCGAGAGCCTCATCATATGggtgagtgtttttttccccctacgTGAATGTGTCGCCTTAGAGAAGGAAACCATGGAGGCGATTTCGTTACCTGTTTGTAGGTGGTGGGGGTTGGGGTGCAAGCGAAAACACGGTTCACCAGCCGAGACAAAATTAGGCAAATATGAACCAGAGCAGGTGTTCGTCAGCCAGGCTAACAGCAGCCGTTGAGCGTCGTTATTAGCGAGATTAGCTTCAGTTGTTGTTAGTGTTAACACTGACAGTCCACCGGCACAAGACGCAGCTcggtgaggaggagcagggagctGGTCCTCACATACCGCAGGCTAGGGAATATAAAGTTACCACTCAGGAGGTACAAAGACTACAATATCCTGCAGTTTAGTTGATCCTCGCTGGATTTAGCGTGCAAATCCAATTAACCAGGAGATATTTGTGGAATGTGGCTCTTTGGGTCTTTTTGGTTAACGTTAGGTAACTGGTTAAATGCAGCTAACACCAGCAGTAGATCTGTACATTTACCTCAGACACACTACAGCTAGTTAGCGCTGCTGCACCTGCTCCTTTCCGTGGGTGTGAATCCGTGTTTTTGCTGGCTATCTTGTGGGTTAGTAATAGGATAAAGGGTTTGTTAATAAGATCTCGTGTCAGGTTCATCTGACATTTAAATCCTGCGGCTGCATCCAAGCCACATCAATTACttacctgtttgtttgtggaaCAATATCACATAGTAATAGGTTAGATGCACTTGTAAACCACCACGGTTTCatgccaaaaaaataaataaat from the Lates calcarifer isolate ASB-BC8 linkage group LG17, TLL_Latcal_v3, whole genome shotgun sequence genome contains:
- the si:dkey-183n20.15 gene encoding RING-HC_RNF170 domain-containing protein, which translates into the protein MHPYHRSQSRPDHLFSEGPAGQDHCGPSRSLCGASAHSASTYVSYHKESAEIYPPTSNRDSHCPVCLQTASFPVQTNCGHVFCAPCLIAYWRHGSWLDAISCPLCRQKVSVLCHLFNESRSDRQSKEVLGEITDYNKRYSGAPRRVTDYLCDAPLLLQLLARGLGTIGGLVWLFFFRVALCCVGTVVSLSSPPLDSVSASSASPLETDPTLCGLLGVLDDLVVVILLLICVININQQITPDRGGHSANATTPQGVMGNSL